In one window of Fundidesulfovibrio soli DNA:
- a CDS encoding class II glutamine amidotransferase has product MKAPFRYYDFQKDISGCGVFGVINTKRELIPGDMPIKAMCTMHDRGNGLGGGFAAYGIYPDMADKYAFHIMCDTQAGLDKAEEIIKSFFTVHESQPIPTKRTPVIKNPPIVWRYFLTPKQGMDRPQWRSLDEKDFVVNVIMEINSKTPAFVFSSGRNMGAFKGIGFPEDIAEFFRLDEYSAYIWTGHNRFPTNTPGQWHGAHPFTLLDWSVVHNGEISSYGINMRYLCEHDYKCTLMTDTEVVAYELDLLVRKHGLSLQMASKVFAPPFWDEIDRMPEEQKKAYETLRMVYGSALLNGPFAILVSDGTCLMGLNDRIKLRPLVVAEHGNNVYMSSEESSIREVDRVLDNVWAPKAGEPVIVKLED; this is encoded by the coding sequence ATGAAGGCTCCCTTCAGATATTACGACTTCCAGAAGGACATCTCGGGCTGCGGCGTCTTCGGCGTCATCAACACCAAGCGCGAGCTGATCCCCGGCGACATGCCCATCAAGGCCATGTGCACCATGCACGACCGAGGCAACGGCCTCGGCGGCGGTTTCGCGGCCTACGGCATCTACCCGGACATGGCCGACAAGTACGCCTTCCACATCATGTGCGACACCCAGGCCGGGCTGGACAAGGCCGAGGAGATCATCAAGTCGTTCTTCACGGTGCACGAGTCCCAGCCGATCCCGACCAAGCGCACCCCGGTCATCAAGAACCCGCCTATCGTCTGGCGCTACTTCCTGACCCCCAAGCAGGGCATGGACCGGCCCCAGTGGCGCTCCCTGGACGAGAAGGACTTCGTGGTCAACGTCATCATGGAGATCAACTCCAAGACGCCGGCCTTCGTGTTCTCCTCCGGCAGGAACATGGGCGCGTTCAAGGGCATCGGCTTCCCCGAGGACATCGCCGAGTTCTTCCGACTGGACGAATACAGCGCCTACATCTGGACCGGGCACAACCGCTTCCCGACCAACACCCCCGGCCAGTGGCACGGCGCGCACCCGTTCACGCTGCTGGACTGGTCCGTCGTGCACAACGGCGAGATCAGCTCCTACGGCATCAACATGCGCTACCTCTGCGAGCACGACTACAAGTGCACGCTGATGACTGACACCGAGGTGGTGGCCTACGAGCTCGACCTGCTGGTGCGCAAGCACGGCCTGTCGCTGCAGATGGCCAGCAAGGTCTTCGCCCCGCCGTTCTGGGACGAGATCGACCGCATGCCCGAAGAGCAGAAGAAGGCCTACGAGACCCTGCGCATGGTCTACGGCTCAGCGCTGCTCAACGGCCCCTTCGCCATCCTTGTCTCCGACGGCACCTGCCTGATGGGCCTCAACGACCGCATCAAGCTGCGTCCGTTGGTGGTGGCCGAGCACGGCAACAACGTCTACATGTCCAGCGAGGAATCCTCCATCCGCGAGGTGGACCGCGTTCTGGACAACGTGTGGGCCCCCAAGGCGGGCGAGCCCGTCATCGTGAAGCTGGAAGACTAA
- a CDS encoding NAD(P)/FAD-dependent oxidoreductase — translation MKYVIVGNGVASVGAIEGIRRADPDGEILVISEESTPTYGRPLISYLLAGKIGPERMPLRPITFYDKYKVKMALGSKVTSIDAKAKTVTTDDGNTHPYDKLLLATGGVPFVPPLPGKDGPGVYSFTTLANAETLVDVAKNCKTAVVVGGGLIGLKAAEALHDRGVKVSIVELAPRVLSAAFDDKAGGLVAKRLADVGIDVHCGTQATEIKRGADGAIVGVHLKDGSFLPAQAVVIAIGVVPAASLAKDAGIKVDRGVVVDEKLASSDPAVFAAGDVAQAKDLILDDNRVVPIWPNAFNQGFYAGKNMAGADSPYLGGLAMNSIAFYGLPTVSVGIVNPAPGEEGIELAEDLDEENGTYRKLVFKDGRLVGYVMLGDIDNAGLYTGFIRFKFPLDADTKAKLVSGCPSILQWPEGFFDEKFNPVGAQEIV, via the coding sequence ATGAAATACGTGATTGTGGGCAACGGCGTGGCCAGCGTGGGCGCCATCGAGGGCATCCGCAGGGCTGATCCCGACGGGGAGATTCTGGTCATCTCCGAGGAGAGCACCCCCACCTACGGCCGCCCGCTCATCTCCTACCTGCTGGCGGGCAAGATCGGCCCCGAGCGCATGCCGCTTCGGCCCATCACCTTCTATGACAAGTACAAGGTGAAGATGGCCCTGGGCTCCAAGGTGACGTCCATCGACGCCAAGGCCAAGACCGTCACCACCGACGACGGCAACACCCATCCTTACGACAAGCTGCTGCTGGCCACCGGCGGCGTGCCCTTCGTGCCGCCCCTGCCGGGCAAGGACGGCCCCGGGGTCTACAGCTTCACCACCCTGGCCAACGCCGAGACCCTGGTGGACGTGGCCAAGAACTGCAAGACCGCCGTGGTCGTCGGCGGCGGCCTCATCGGCCTCAAGGCCGCCGAGGCCCTGCACGATCGCGGCGTGAAGGTCTCCATCGTGGAGCTGGCTCCCCGCGTGCTCTCCGCCGCCTTCGACGACAAGGCGGGCGGCCTGGTGGCCAAGCGCCTGGCCGATGTGGGCATCGACGTGCACTGCGGCACCCAGGCCACCGAGATCAAGCGCGGCGCCGACGGCGCCATCGTGGGCGTGCACCTCAAGGACGGCTCCTTCCTGCCCGCCCAGGCCGTGGTCATCGCCATCGGCGTGGTGCCCGCCGCCTCCCTGGCCAAGGACGCCGGAATCAAGGTGGACCGCGGCGTGGTGGTGGACGAGAAGCTGGCCTCCTCCGACCCGGCGGTGTTCGCCGCCGGCGACGTGGCCCAGGCCAAGGACCTCATCCTCGACGACAACCGCGTGGTGCCCATCTGGCCCAACGCCTTCAACCAGGGCTTCTACGCGGGCAAGAACATGGCAGGAGCCGACAGCCCCTACCTGGGCGGCCTGGCCATGAACTCCATCGCCTTCTACGGCCTGCCCACCGTGAGCGTGGGCATCGTCAACCCCGCCCCCGGCGAGGAAGGCATCGAGCTGGCCGAAGACCTGGACGAGGAGAACGGAACCTACCGCAAGCTCGTCTTCAAGGACGGCAGGCTCGTGGGCTACGTGATGCTGGGCGACATCGACAACGCCGGGCTCTACACCGGGTTCATCCGGTTCAAGTTCCCCCTGGACGCCGACACCAAGGCCAAGCTCGTCTCGGGCTGCCCCTCCATCCTGCAGTGGCCGGAAGGCTTCTTTGACGAGAAGTTCAACCCGGTCGGCGCGCAAGAGATCGTTTAA
- a CDS encoding 4Fe-4S dicluster domain-containing protein, translating into MKKIYPNKAVCIGCHLCEVACVTAHSKSKDIILAHNVEKAQEGLAPRRNVAQEGPVCVALSCRHCEEPMCVAACISGALTKNPETGRCEYNEEQCVGCWSCLMACPFGSIRRHPVKEKIIKCDLCAGRDMPACVEACPNAGLVYEDRGKD; encoded by the coding sequence ATGAAGAAGATATACCCCAACAAGGCGGTCTGCATCGGCTGCCACCTCTGCGAAGTGGCCTGCGTCACCGCCCACTCCAAGTCCAAGGACATCATCCTGGCCCACAACGTGGAAAAGGCCCAGGAGGGCCTGGCCCCCAGGCGCAACGTGGCCCAGGAGGGCCCGGTGTGCGTGGCCCTCTCCTGCCGCCACTGCGAGGAGCCCATGTGCGTGGCCGCCTGCATCTCCGGCGCGCTGACCAAGAACCCGGAGACCGGGCGCTGCGAGTACAACGAAGAGCAGTGCGTGGGCTGCTGGTCCTGCCTGATGGCCTGCCCCTTCGGCTCCATCCGCAGGCACCCGGTGAAGGAAAAGATCATCAAGTGCGACTTGTGCGCCGGGCGCGACATGCCCGCCTGCGTGGAAGCGTGCCCCAACGCCGGCCTCGTCTACGAAGATCGCGGCAAGGACTAA